The Hemitrygon akajei unplaced genomic scaffold, sHemAka1.3 Scf000185, whole genome shotgun sequence genome includes a window with the following:
- the LOC140724301 gene encoding modulator of apoptosis 1-like yields MAAAAFRGWCAAAKAAESNACVLRGVETSVPDEVLRLGLSAVKTFGKVEIVSRNFDFKAGTDIVLVQTSEDITGAELREDIGVPGDAGPWRLQSVGEGGAKAQRAELPAEGGGDLRERILSVLEDEGKEWSDLEKLVSSRSTVKGESSGLTSALTSLARRPEGPRQKIRVFSGITPIPEGEEDYETWVEQTSQLLRECQCSDEEKRQRLVESLRGEAAGVVRGVKFNQLLATLKDDMEALERAFGLTGSSSGSFKTCIRRRVRSSLRTFYRLERQFNGWPRRGVFRPEQVDQFRMDQEFRGTQSEDKIAWSLRQSYKTLPPPTFVQLIRDVRGDECALRPREDSVSRVRSSVVAPVGTEENRAPPGN; encoded by the coding sequence ATGGCGGCAGCTGCTTTTCGGGGGTGGTGTGCGGCTGCGAAGGCGGCAGAGAGCAATGCGTGCGTGCTGAGGGGGGTGGAGACCAGCGTACCAGATGAAGTGTTACGTCTAGGTTTGAGTGCGGTTAAAACGTTTGGCAAAGTGGAGATTGTATCGCGGAACTTTGATTTTAAGGCAGGTACAGATATAGTGttagtgcagacaagtgaggACATAACAGGGGCAGAGTTGCGAGAGGACATTGGCGTCCCCGGGGATGCGGGGCCATGGCGCCTGCAGagtgtcggggagggaggggcCAAAGCTCAGCGAGCAGAGTTGCCAGCAGAGGGGGGAGGAGATCTGAGGGAGCGGATTCTTTCGGTGCTGGAGGATGAAGGGaaagagtggtcagatttggaaaagtTGGTCAGTTCCCGTTCCACCGTGAAAGGCGAGAGCTCTGGGTTGACCTCTGCACTTACCTCCTTAGCGAGAAGGCCAGAGGGGCCCCGCCAGAAGATAAGAGTTTTCTCGGGGATAACGCCCATTCCCGAGGGTGAGGAGGATTATGAGACATGGGTTGAGCAAACGTCACAGTTGTTGAGGGAGTGTCAGTGCTCGGATGAGGAAAAGCGACAGAGATTAGTTGAAAGTTTGCGGGGAGAGGCGGCTGGGGTAGTGCGAGGTGTGAAGTTTAACCAGCTTTTGGCCACTCTGAAGGacgatatggaggctttggaaagagcTTTTGGGTTGACTGGGAGCTCCTCGGGGAGTTTCAAAACATGTATCAGGAGGAGGGTGAGAAGCTCTCTGCGGACCTTTTATCGGCTAGAGAGACAGTTTAATGGCTGGCCGCGCCGGGGAGTCTTTCGGCCTGAACAGGTGGATCAGTTCAGAATGGATCAGGAATTTCGGGGTACCCAGTCCGAGGACAAGATTGCTTGGAGTCTCCGGCAGTCTTATAAAACGCTCCCTCCTCCGACGTTCGTTCAACTGATCAGAGATGTGAGGGGGGATGAGTGCGCGTTGAGGCCTCGGGAGGATTCTGTCAGCAGGGTGAGATCCTCAGTTGTAGCCCCGGTGGGGACGGAAGAGAATCGGGCTCCACCCGGCAACTGA